AAAACCCGCGAGAGTATTGGCTCACATGGGTGAGACCCGTAACGTTGTTGTCGCTCATGAGGAGGTCAGATGCAGCGTTTGGTCGGCGAGGTTCAGCACTACGACTGGGGATCGGAGCAGGCAATCCCCGAGATTCTCGGCGCACAGCCGGATGGACAGCCGTGGGCTGAGTATTGGCTGGGGGCCCACCCCAAGGCTCCGTCAGCTCTGGCCGATGGGCGCACCTTGGATCAGTGGCTGATCGACCATCCCGCCGAACTCGGCCGGGCCAGCCGCGACGCCTTCGGTGATCGCCTGCCCTACCTGCTCAAGATCTTGTCAGCCTCCCATGCCCTGAGTATCCAGGCTCACCCGTCTCGTGAGCAGGCCGAGAGGGGATTTGCCGCTGAGAACGAGGCGGGAGTGGGCCTTGGTGAGCCCCATCGCATCTTCCGCGACGACTGGCCGAAGCCTGAGATGATCGTCGCCCTCACAGACTTTGACGCCCTGTGTGGTTTCCGAGACCCGTCCTCCTCCCTGGTTCTGCTATCGGGGTTGGGGAAGGTCGACGGACTCGATGACGTCCTGGCCCCCTTGGGTGAGGCCGACGGACTGGCCAAGGTCGTCGCGACGGTGCTGTCGGGGGACGAGAAGGTTGCTGCCGTCGTGGAAGGGGTCGTGTCAGCCTCCCGTCAATACCTCGAGGAGGGCACGGACGAGGCCATCCGAGGGCTTGCCCGCACCGCCGTCGAGTTGTCCCAGGACCATCCCGGTGACCCGTCCATCCTCGTCGCCCTGCTCATGAATCGGGTGCGTCTGGCACCTGGCCAGCAGATTCACCTGGGAGCTGGCA
The genomic region above belongs to Cutibacterium equinum and contains:
- the manA gene encoding mannose-6-phosphate isomerase, class I → MQRLVGEVQHYDWGSEQAIPEILGAQPDGQPWAEYWLGAHPKAPSALADGRTLDQWLIDHPAELGRASRDAFGDRLPYLLKILSASHALSIQAHPSREQAERGFAAENEAGVGLGEPHRIFRDDWPKPEMIVALTDFDALCGFRDPSSSLVLLSGLGKVDGLDDVLAPLGEADGLAKVVATVLSGDEKVAAVVEGVVSASRQYLEEGTDEAIRGLARTAVELSQDHPGDPSILVALLMNRVRLAPGQQIHLGAGTMHAYLGGTGVEIMANSDNVLRGGLTSKYINVEALLDHAIMTPEPCVGEYPVQVSTGVAVYRTDFPEFRLWALQGHDDTLALPATDLGRILLVTHGQLVAHCGGEDCELNRGQAAWLPAGDEVTVSGQGRGFLAGAGVDVDHS